CCATCTACTTGTCGGAGCAAAGACAACATACCGCTCCTGGAACATCGGATCGCTCGTCACTGCGTCACGCTCTGCAGGATCGGTGTAGAGGCGCATGTCTCGCACAGGCTCGATACCGATTGCTTCGATCAATCCAAGCATGCGATCAACCGTGTGCATGTACTGCTTGATCTGGATCTTGTGGGTGTATCCGAGTGCTGCTTTCTCTCGGGCGTCCGCGTGTCCCACGCGCATGCCCGATCCGGTCTTTCTCGCAAACCAGCCCGTACGAAACAGTCCCTGCGCATCGATCACAAGGTCATATCCCGGTTCGCGTAGAGAGCGCACAAACCGCGTATAAGGCATGGGATTCAGCCGCTTCAACGCCCTTGAGATCCCGTGTCGATCGAACGGCACAACGTGTGAAAGGGCAGGGTGATGCTCGATCACCGACTCAAACCCCTGCTGGACCATCCAGTCAATCCTCGCGTCCGGATAGGCCTTTCGCAGGCTCGCCAGCACGGGCACAGTTCGGCTGACATCGCCGAGTGCGCTCGGTCGAATCAGAAGAATCCGGTGGGCATTCGGCCTTGGTGTCGAAGGCACCACACCGCCTGAGTTGTCCTGTGCTGACTCGTCCAACCAGCGCACTCCCGATGTGACACACCAGCACCACCCCTGCTGGTTCCGATAGTCAGGAAGTTCGTCCGAGGTGTGCAAGCAGGACGTCGGATTCCCGAACAACCGATGTATCCGCTGCGTTTCCAAGGAGACTGCGCGATCGGTGTCGCGCCAATCATCGCAGCGGGCTGTACCATATCAGGCTTAAGCCGCACGCGCGACCAGCACGTCACCCAAAGAGAGAAACACAGGAGATTCCCCTCATGAATACGAACATATTCCAGACATTTTCCGCTCGAATGTGCTTTGGTGCTGCAACACTCACCGCTCTTGCAGGTGTTGCTTGCGCGCAAGTCCAGCCAGTACTGATCTTTGAGCACGCTGGACTCGGCACGATGCTACAGCACGACAAGGACCAGGGTGTGCTGAAAGCAATGGCAATGCTGCCCGATCGTCTTGGCGAGCTTCCGCTCGAAATCCCCGGTATGGATCAGCAGATCGGTGGTCTGCTCAAACTCGCAGCGACCACTATTCACCGTCCCATGCGAGTTGCAATTGTCTCGAACCAGGACGATCCCACCGATGGCGGTTTTGGGTATGGCGTTGTGATCTCGATCGAGACAGCGAATCAGGGCGATGCTGAACAACTCGACGCGCTGCTGCACATGGCAATTGCGCAATCGGATATGCCCTACGAACCCAAGCCGAGCAAGCAATACTCAGGTCAGTCGGAAATCGCAACACCGTTTGCGATGTTCCGCTTTGGGCCTGCATCAACCAAAGACCAATGGCGCTACCAGATCACAGCTGGCGCAACGGGCGATGTGCCAGCAATCTTCGAGAACAATCTGACCAGCACTGCAAACTTCACTCCTGTCATGCGCCTGCGCATGGACCCCGCTGGCCTCGACGCGGCGCTGACCATGGCTGAAAACTCTGTGCCTGACCACGAGCACCAGGCGCGCGAGATCATTCACATGATCCGCGACCTCGGGCTGACCGAGTCGGACGGACCGAAGCTCGATTCTGTCATGGGATACACCAAGACGCACTCCGTTTCGCAGACGATTATCACAAACATGCGTCAGTTCGCCGACGATCTCGGCATCTCCACCACACCGCTGACCAACGACGACATCGCAATTCTTCCGCAGGATATTGTGTTCGGGTCGGTCGGTCGCGGCAGTTACGACGAGTTGCTGAAGCTGGCCGATCACTTCCGTGAAGCTGGTATGCCTGTTGACGAGTTTCTTGATGAGGTCGAGAGCAAGCTCGGCGTAAGTCTTGTCAACGACATCATCACGCCGTTGGGCGATGTGACCGCAATGTACGCCTCGGACACAACTGGTGGCGGCGGGCTGACATCCATGGTCATGGCGATCAAGCTCGATGATGCTGATCGCTTTGCAAATGCGCTGACCAAGCTTGGAAGCCGCGCCAATGTTGCTATCGCCAACGAAGAACCCCAGGCAGCACAGTATGTTGAGTTCGACCGCTGGCAGCACGACGGACACATCATGCTGTCCGTGCATGCCAAGGGTCTGCCCGTGCCTGTTGAACCCACTATCACCATTTCCGGCAACTGGATGGTCATGGGTATGACACCCAACGCCACAATCGCTGCGATTGAACAGACGAGCGGCAAGGCGCGCACAAGCATCCTGAACAACCAGCACGTTGCCCGTGCAGATGTGTCCGGCGCACTGAAGTTTTCGTACATGGACACCGAGCGCCTTGCACGCGACGGATATGGCGGGATCAACCTGCTCGCCACCGCGATCGGCAGCGCTGTCCGCTCGCCCGGCAACGGCACGCGCGATGCTGGCATCATCATTCCAAACTTCCACGACACCATGAAGGGTGTCAAGCCCACGATCTATGTGACCCAGTGGAATGAGAATGACCTTGTCATGCGTTCGACTGGCGATCCGTCC
Above is a genomic segment from Phycisphaeraceae bacterium containing:
- a CDS encoding glycosyltransferase family 9 protein → MDESAQDNSGGVVPSTPRPNAHRILLIRPSALGDVSRTVPVLASLRKAYPDARIDWMVQQGFESVIEHHPALSHVVPFDRHGISRALKRLNPMPYTRFVRSLREPGYDLVIDAQGLFRTGWFARKTGSGMRVGHADAREKAALGYTHKIQIKQYMHTVDRMLGLIEAIGIEPVRDMRLYTDPAERDAVTSDPMFQERYVVFAPTSRWKSKQWPAGRFAELSKRILAEGLTDRIIIVGGASERKQCTDLLRLAKNRAQMIDLVGSTSIAKLMAIIERAQLVVANDSASLHIAVGLDRPIVALFGPTDLELVGPYQHEHDVLQHIEMGERLDYKDETLGPTMMRRITVHEVLQACALKLAHVQASIAKTSVSTGSADPLG